The following are from one region of the Terriglobia bacterium genome:
- a CDS encoding CopG family transcriptional regulator yields the protein MSTTILTLRLDAGLKKQLDKLASSTQRSRSFLAAEAIRDYIALNDWQIDEIKKAVKEADSGDFAAERDVKKVMKKWTRNAG from the coding sequence ATGAGTACAACAATTTTGACCCTTCGGCTGGATGCTGGTTTAAAGAAGCAGTTGGACAAGCTAGCTTCCTCTACTCAGCGCAGCCGATCGTTCCTGGCAGCCGAAGCCATTCGCGACTACATAGCGCTCAATGATTGGCAGATTGACGAGATCAAAAAGGCCGTCAAAGAGGCAGACAGCGGCGATTTTGCTGCCGAACGAGACGTGAAAAAGGTTATGAAGAAGTGGACCCGGAATGCGGGTTAG
- a CDS encoding aldo/keto reductase → MKKRQLGQSSIEVAPLMLGGNVFGWTADEATSFKILDAFVAAGLNFIDTADTYSTWVPGHQGGESETIIGNWFKRSGKRDKVVIATKVGAEIPGQGKGLSKTWIMRQVEASLNRLQTDHIDLYQSHRDDPATPVEETLETYAQLIQQGKVRVIGCSNFTAERTRESLAASRKHGWPRYESLQPHYNLYERAAYETTLEPLALQEKLGVIPYYSLASGFLTGKYRSEDDLKKSQRGRTTKKYLNDRGFSILQALDQVAERYQSKPAQVALAWLMARPSITAPISSATSVEQLNELAQAMRLELDRESMEKLNQASSYDEEAERIA, encoded by the coding sequence ATGAAAAAGCGCCAACTGGGACAATCGTCAATCGAAGTAGCGCCCCTTATGCTGGGCGGCAACGTGTTTGGCTGGACCGCCGACGAAGCAACGTCATTCAAGATCCTGGATGCGTTCGTAGCCGCAGGCCTGAACTTTATTGACACCGCGGACACCTATTCCACCTGGGTGCCGGGGCATCAGGGCGGGGAGAGCGAAACGATTATCGGCAACTGGTTCAAGCGCAGCGGCAAGCGTGACAAGGTTGTGATCGCCACCAAGGTGGGAGCGGAAATCCCAGGACAGGGAAAAGGACTGAGTAAGACGTGGATCATGCGCCAGGTGGAAGCTTCGCTCAATAGATTGCAGACCGATCACATTGATCTTTACCAGTCGCATCGCGACGATCCGGCAACGCCGGTTGAGGAAACTCTGGAAACATACGCGCAGTTGATTCAGCAGGGAAAAGTGCGGGTGATTGGCTGCTCGAACTTTACGGCGGAGCGGACTCGCGAGTCCCTGGCAGCTAGCCGCAAGCATGGCTGGCCCCGCTACGAGAGCCTGCAACCGCATTACAACCTGTATGAGCGCGCCGCTTATGAAACCACGCTGGAACCTCTGGCGTTGCAGGAAAAGCTCGGCGTGATCCCTTACTATTCTCTGGCCAGCGGCTTTCTTACAGGCAAGTACCGGTCAGAGGACGACTTGAAAAAAAGCCAGCGCGGCCGGACGACGAAGAAGTATCTGAATGATCGTGGCTTCAGCATTTTGCAGGCGCTGGACCAGGTGGCGGAACGCTACCAGAGCAAGCCGGCGCAGGTGGCATTGGCGTGGCTGATGGCGCGTCCGAGTATTACGGCGCCGATTTCCAGCGCGACCAGCGTGGAACAGCTAAATGAACTGGCGCAGGCAATGAGACTTGAACTTGATCGCGAGTCGATGGAGAAGCTGAATCAGGCAAGCTCGTATGACGAGGAGGCTGAGCGGATCGCATAA
- a CDS encoding CDP-alcohol phosphatidyltransferase family protein: MTWTGAFGRACRVLLYAIVRGLALTRISPNVLTFLGLVINTIAAILFGYANTSNYGRLFPYAGLVIIGAGIFDMVDGRVARATGQVTTFGAFFDSVIDRYSDVALFFGLLVFYARGNHFFYLVLVAFVMVSSVMVSYTRARAESLIGSCKVGFMERPERVVLVIIGALFARFGAMAPVLWVLAVLSTITIIHRIAYTYQQTRILDAQAAEAAAQQQAVAASKPDANKPQPAKGKGPQQIPSFN, translated from the coding sequence ATGACCTGGACCGGCGCTTTTGGACGAGCTTGCCGCGTTCTGCTGTACGCGATCGTTCGCGGCCTTGCGCTTACCCGCATCTCCCCCAATGTGCTCACCTTTCTTGGACTGGTCATCAACACCATCGCCGCCATTCTTTTCGGCTACGCCAACACTTCAAACTATGGCCGGCTGTTTCCGTATGCCGGACTGGTGATCATCGGCGCCGGAATCTTTGACATGGTCGATGGCCGCGTTGCGCGCGCCACTGGACAGGTCACAACCTTCGGCGCGTTCTTTGATTCCGTCATCGACCGCTACAGTGACGTCGCGCTCTTCTTCGGACTGCTGGTTTTCTACGCCCGCGGCAATCATTTCTTTTATCTCGTGCTGGTCGCGTTCGTCATGGTCAGCTCCGTCATGGTCAGTTACACGCGCGCGCGCGCTGAATCGCTCATTGGTTCCTGCAAGGTCGGATTCATGGAGCGTCCTGAGCGCGTGGTGCTGGTCATTATCGGCGCGTTGTTTGCCCGTTTTGGGGCCATGGCGCCCGTGCTCTGGGTTCTGGCCGTGCTTTCCACCATCACCATCATTCACCGCATCGCATACACCTACCAGCAAACGCGCATCCTTGACGCCCAGGCCGCTGAGGCCGCCGCCCAACAGCAGGCCGTCGCCGCTTCCAAACCAGACGCCAACAAGCCCCAACCAGCAAAAGGCAAAGGCCCGCAGCAGATCCCGTCGTTCAACTAA
- the moaC gene encoding cyclic pyranopterin monophosphate synthase MoaC, with protein sequence MSKKTSTRADDRKQSTGKLSHYDSAGRAKMVDVSGKTASRREAEASAFIEMSQEVLKALPQNPKGNPLEVARFAGIAAAKRTSDLIPMCHPLPLSFIDVTTEVCENGVQVNSKAATTAQTGVEMEALMAATVAALTVYDMCKALDKGIAIREIVLQRKSGGKSGDYQRKSSSHRLKK encoded by the coding sequence ATGAGCAAAAAGACTTCAACTCGGGCAGATGATCGTAAACAATCGACTGGCAAGCTGTCGCACTATGACTCTGCCGGGCGCGCCAAGATGGTGGACGTGTCGGGGAAAACGGCCAGCCGTCGCGAAGCGGAAGCGTCTGCGTTTATTGAGATGTCGCAAGAAGTCCTCAAGGCTCTGCCGCAAAATCCCAAGGGAAATCCACTGGAAGTAGCCAGATTTGCCGGGATTGCGGCGGCTAAGCGAACGAGCGACTTGATACCAATGTGCCATCCGCTGCCGCTCTCATTCATTGATGTGACCACTGAGGTGTGCGAAAATGGCGTTCAGGTCAACTCCAAAGCCGCCACAACCGCCCAGACCGGAGTGGAGATGGAGGCGCTGATGGCAGCCACCGTCGCTGCGCTAACCGTATATGACATGTGCAAAGCCCTGGATAAAGGAATCGCCATCCGTGAAATAGTTTTGCAGCGTAAATCAGGTGGAAAAAGCGGAGACTATCAGCGGAAGTCGTCCAGCCATCGCCTGAAGAAATAG
- a CDS encoding CarD family transcriptional regulator, with protein sequence MNGQLNFAIGDKVVYPNHGVGVIEQISSRTIGPNVHKFYLLKIKASSLKVEVPFNNVGMVGLRPVVKNGEVMKIITFLVDGKCDNHTDWKFRFKENSDKMRTGSLLEVAVVLKSLLLLAKDKPLSFREKKMLDRARYLLVTELAMSKNVEEVEIEDMLNKALSKSKLKFPEVTADA encoded by the coding sequence ATGAATGGTCAACTGAACTTTGCAATAGGCGACAAGGTAGTTTATCCGAATCATGGAGTCGGGGTAATAGAACAGATCAGCAGCCGCACAATAGGCCCGAACGTCCACAAGTTTTATCTTCTCAAAATCAAGGCCAGCAGCCTGAAAGTGGAAGTGCCTTTCAACAATGTTGGCATGGTAGGACTGCGCCCCGTGGTCAAGAATGGTGAAGTCATGAAGATTATCACCTTCCTGGTCGACGGCAAGTGCGATAACCATACGGACTGGAAGTTCCGCTTCAAAGAAAACTCCGACAAAATGCGTACCGGTTCGCTACTGGAAGTGGCCGTGGTGCTGAAAAGCCTTCTGCTTTTGGCCAAAGACAAGCCGCTCTCCTTCCGCGAAAAGAAAATGCTGGACCGCGCACGCTATCTGCTGGTGACCGAACTGGCCATGTCAAAGAACGTGGAAGAAGTGGAAATCGAAGACATGCTCAACAAAGCGCTTAGCAAGAGCAAGCTGAAGTTCCCTGAAGTGACGGCTGACGCCTAG
- a CDS encoding MogA/MoaB family molybdenum cofactor biosynthesis protein — MTAASAKTAAVLTISDSSYIGKREDASGPAIVRELEAAGFKVIHTSVLPDEKDAIAARLIECSELTRLVVTTGGTGIAMRDVTPEGTLAVIERRIVGVEEKMRQEGAKKTPFAALSRGVCGVRGRTLFLNLPGSPSAAVESLQAVIGILPHALELLDGKTEH, encoded by the coding sequence GTGACCGCCGCATCCGCCAAAACCGCCGCCGTGCTGACCATCAGCGACTCGTCGTACATCGGGAAACGTGAAGATGCATCCGGGCCGGCGATTGTGCGCGAACTTGAGGCCGCTGGCTTCAAGGTGATTCACACGTCTGTGCTGCCCGATGAAAAAGATGCGATTGCCGCGCGCCTGATCGAGTGCAGCGAACTTACGCGCCTGGTGGTGACAACCGGCGGAACAGGTATCGCCATGCGCGATGTCACTCCGGAAGGCACGCTTGCCGTGATTGAGCGACGGATCGTTGGCGTGGAAGAAAAGATGCGGCAGGAAGGCGCAAAGAAGACACCGTTTGCGGCGTTGAGTCGCGGGGTCTGCGGCGTGCGGGGAAGAACGCTGTTTCTCAACTTGCCCGGGAGTCCTTCAGCGGCGGTGGAATCATTGCAGGCAGTGATCGGAATCCTGCCGCACGCGCTGGAGCTGCTGGATGGGAAAACAGAGCATTAG
- a CDS encoding response regulator, with product MPSNIKVLLVDDNPMVLEMLRQALAHFSTVQPMTDAADALLKAIEDKPDLIIADYAMNGMDGRQLLQKIKSRNASAGIPVILMASKVDINEKLKTVQDTVEDFIEKPFFLKEAAARIKKVVDKISLEKMAREAPGESVLRGSLAQMNVLDLLQSLDMGRKTCALTLTNSGEKCKMYFTEGQINHAVYGDLKGDPAVYKVLTWTAGTFEIDFAGSSSEQTITQSSQGILLEGLRLLDEANRDTEENVLEA from the coding sequence ATGCCGAGCAATATTAAGGTCCTGCTGGTCGATGACAATCCCATGGTTTTGGAGATGTTGCGGCAGGCCCTTGCGCATTTTTCAACCGTACAGCCGATGACCGATGCCGCCGATGCGCTGCTGAAAGCCATTGAAGACAAGCCCGACCTGATCATTGCCGACTACGCCATGAACGGCATGGATGGCCGCCAGTTGCTGCAAAAGATCAAGAGCCGCAACGCCAGCGCTGGGATTCCGGTGATCCTGATGGCCAGCAAGGTTGATATTAATGAGAAGCTCAAGACCGTCCAGGATACGGTGGAAGATTTTATTGAGAAGCCTTTTTTCCTGAAGGAAGCTGCGGCCCGAATCAAGAAGGTAGTGGACAAGATTTCTTTGGAGAAGATGGCGCGCGAAGCTCCGGGAGAATCTGTGCTGCGCGGAAGCCTGGCGCAGATGAACGTGCTGGACCTATTGCAGTCGCTGGATATGGGCCGCAAAACCTGCGCGCTCACGCTCACCAACAGCGGCGAGAAGTGCAAGATGTATTTCACTGAAGGGCAGATCAATCACGCCGTCTATGGCGATCTGAAAGGCGATCCTGCGGTGTACAAGGTGCTCACCTGGACTGCCGGAACTTTTGAGATTGACTTTGCCGGCAGCAGCAGCGAGCAGACGATTACCCAGTCGTCGCAAGGCATTTTGCTGGAAGGCCTGCGGCTGCTGGACGAAGCCAATCGCGACACCGAAGAAAACGTTCTGGAAGCTTAG
- a CDS encoding molybdopterin molybdotransferase MoeA → MNTAVQSAGVLNFEDAYEVVREHCQQILKAGGRPSEEVLLMQAVGRVLAEPITADRDFPPFPRATRDGFAVRADDLARGVILLRVVGQVRAGDSYDLPLDSGEAVEIMTGAAVPAGSDAVVMVEYTERKSREISHEEREGTQKESENRGSITDDDHILDIAGHAEPETVEKRTEDLVEIQRPVVAGENVVPAGAEAKVGQELLPYGVRLGSAQIALAAAAGKASVKLYRKPKVAILSTGDELVEVAEKPGPSQIRNSNSYSLAALVAECGGEPVQLPIAPDEEGKLTELIQEGLKADMLLLSGGVSMGKFDLVEQALKALGAKFFFTGALIQPGKPVVFGEVGAVPFFGLPGNPVSVMVTFELFARQMVEALSGAEPERMKSAKAKLKKDFKTKTGLTRFLPARLDGALDDPEVEMMPWQGSGDMLAAARANCYLVVPPDREKLAKGEMVTVVMR, encoded by the coding sequence ATGAATACGGCTGTACAGTCCGCGGGTGTGCTGAACTTTGAAGACGCTTACGAGGTGGTGCGCGAGCATTGCCAACAGATCTTAAAGGCCGGGGGGCGCCCGAGCGAAGAAGTCTTGTTGATGCAGGCCGTAGGTCGGGTCTTGGCGGAGCCGATCACGGCTGATCGGGATTTTCCTCCGTTCCCAAGGGCCACGCGGGATGGTTTTGCCGTCCGGGCAGATGATTTGGCGCGCGGAGTAATACTTCTTCGCGTGGTGGGGCAGGTGAGGGCTGGCGACAGTTACGATCTTCCGCTGGATTCGGGCGAAGCCGTAGAAATCATGACTGGAGCGGCTGTCCCTGCGGGCTCTGATGCCGTAGTGATGGTGGAATACACGGAGCGCAAAAGCCGGGAAATCAGCCACGAAGAGCGCGAAGGAACGCAAAAGGAATCGGAGAATCGCGGGAGCATCACGGACGACGATCATATTCTGGACATTGCAGGACATGCTGAACCAGAGACGGTAGAGAAGAGAACCGAAGACTTGGTCGAGATACAGCGCCCTGTGGTGGCGGGTGAAAACGTTGTGCCGGCCGGAGCAGAAGCCAAGGTAGGACAGGAGCTTTTACCATATGGCGTGCGCCTGGGATCGGCGCAGATTGCGTTGGCGGCCGCCGCGGGCAAAGCCAGTGTGAAGCTATATCGCAAGCCGAAAGTTGCGATTCTCTCCACCGGAGACGAACTGGTGGAGGTTGCGGAGAAGCCGGGGCCAAGCCAGATCCGCAACAGCAACAGCTATTCCCTGGCGGCTCTGGTGGCGGAATGCGGCGGTGAGCCGGTGCAGCTACCCATTGCGCCGGACGAAGAGGGCAAGCTCACGGAGTTGATCCAGGAAGGGCTCAAGGCGGACATGCTTCTGCTGTCCGGTGGCGTTTCCATGGGAAAGTTTGATCTGGTGGAGCAGGCGCTCAAGGCTTTGGGAGCAAAGTTCTTTTTTACCGGAGCCTTGATTCAGCCGGGAAAGCCGGTGGTGTTTGGCGAGGTCGGAGCAGTTCCTTTCTTTGGGCTGCCGGGGAATCCTGTTTCAGTAATGGTAACGTTTGAGCTATTCGCGCGGCAGATGGTGGAAGCTCTTAGCGGCGCTGAGCCTGAGCGAATGAAGTCGGCCAAGGCGAAACTGAAGAAAGATTTCAAAACCAAAACAGGTCTAACAAGATTTCTGCCGGCGAGACTTGATGGCGCGTTAGACGATCCTGAAGTCGAAATGATGCCGTGGCAGGGATCCGGCGATATGCTGGCGGCGGCGCGGGCAAACTGCTATCTTGTGGTGCCCCCGGACAGGGAGAAGCTGGCGAAAGGCGAGATGGTAACGGTGGTGATGCGGTGA
- a CDS encoding transcription elongation factor GreA has product MPEHIKKKLEEEIRLLEHELTHELPKEIKKAVAMGDLSENAEYHMAKQRQEFVNARLGQLKKRMSELALVNLTNIPKDRVAFGSKVKVFDNTKEEEIVYTLVTSEESDVTKGLISTTSPIGKSLMGKKVGDMATVVTPNGKRELEVLQLTTIHDEAS; this is encoded by the coding sequence ATGCCGGAACATATCAAGAAGAAGCTGGAAGAAGAGATCCGACTTCTGGAGCATGAGCTCACGCACGAGCTGCCCAAAGAGATCAAAAAGGCCGTTGCCATGGGCGACCTGAGCGAAAACGCCGAATACCACATGGCCAAGCAGCGCCAGGAGTTCGTAAACGCCCGTCTTGGACAGCTGAAAAAACGCATGTCTGAGCTCGCTCTGGTGAACCTTACCAACATCCCCAAGGACCGTGTCGCGTTTGGTTCCAAGGTAAAGGTTTTCGACAATACCAAGGAAGAAGAGATTGTTTATACTTTGGTAACGAGCGAGGAATCGGACGTGACCAAAGGGCTGATCTCCACAACTTCACCGATCGGAAAATCCCTGATGGGTAAAAAGGTAGGCGACATGGCCACCGTGGTTACCCCGAACGGCAAGCGCGAACTGGAGGTCCTGCAGTTGACCACCATTCACGACGAGGCTTCATGA
- a CDS encoding type II toxin-antitoxin system RelE/ParE family toxin, with product MRVRWLRAALAELDAEAEYIARDNPRAAAKIVASIATAVDRLTRHPAMGRPGRVAGTRELVVPSTPYIIPYRVRGDSVEVLRVFHAARKWPRSFDEAE from the coding sequence ATGCGGGTTAGGTGGCTACGCGCGGCATTGGCGGAACTCGACGCTGAGGCGGAATATATCGCGCGCGACAATCCAAGGGCTGCAGCGAAGATCGTAGCTTCAATTGCCACGGCCGTGGATCGCCTTACCAGGCATCCTGCGATGGGCCGACCTGGCCGCGTTGCCGGAACGCGAGAGCTGGTCGTACCCAGCACTCCTTACATCATTCCCTATCGCGTCCGCGGTGACTCTGTTGAGGTTCTCCGTGTCTTCCACGCGGCACGTAAATGGCCCAGGAGCTTTGACGAGGCTGAATAG